In Octopus bimaculoides isolate UCB-OBI-ISO-001 chromosome 27, ASM119413v2, whole genome shotgun sequence, one DNA window encodes the following:
- the LOC106871009 gene encoding gastrula zinc finger protein XlCGF17.1 has product MDSVAQIYNGKESLCNETFTKQRSLRKNITEYLCNICKKTFSSEDGLLTHKKIHKSKKPFRCEICEKSYVSKSNLTSHKRIHTGERLFRCEICGKYFIHNCKLVAHMSSHTGEKRFHCEICTKSFVSISNLKEHRNLHTGEKRFHCEICGKSFFWKKSFVIHVRCHTGEKPYRCDICGKSFVSSSNLVHHKKIHTGEKPFHCEICGKSFVANDELTKHNRTHTGENPFHCDICGESFLDSSNLTTHKRTHTGERPFHCEICGKSFRQNSHLIFHIRRHTGEKPFHCEMCGLSFVSNSDLTMHKRRHTGDKQHHCEICGKSFVSSSELTSHKRTHTGENCVVCMKSFVSKKELLAHKNTHLSDTYSP; this is encoded by the coding sequence ATGGATTCAGTTGCACAGATATACAATGGTAAGGAATCTTTATGTAATGAAACATTTACTAAACAAAGATCATTACGCAAAAATATTACTGAATATCTCTGTAATATTTGTAAGAAAACATTCTCTTCAGAAGATGGTTTATTAACGCATAAGAAAATACACAAGAGTAAAAAACCATTTCGCtgtgaaatatgtgagaaatctTATGTATCTAAAAGTAATTTAACAAGTCACAAGAGGATACATACTGGAGAAAGACTATTtcgttgtgaaatatgtgggaaatattTTATCCACAATTGTAAACTTGTTGCCCATATGAgtagtcacactggagagaaacggttccattgtgaaatatgtacGAAATCGTTCGTGAGTATAAGTAACTTGAAGGAACATAGGAACttacacactggagagaaacggTTTCACTGTGagatatgtgggaaatctttcttTTGGAAAAAGAGTTTTGTTATCCACGTGCGttgtcatacgggagagaaacccTATCGTTGTGatatatgtggaaaatctttCGTATCTAGTAGCAATTTAGTACAtcacaaaaaaatacatactggcgaaaaaccatttcactgtgaaatatgtggtaaatCGTTTGTCGCTAATGACGAATTGACAAAACACAACAGAACACATACTGGAGAAAACCCTTTCCACTGTGATATATGCGGGGAATCGTTTCTTGACAGTAGTAACTTAACAACTCATAAACGGACACACACCGGAGAGAGAccttttcactgtgaaatatgtgggaaatctttcagACAGAATTCCCATCTTATATTTCACATAAGAAggcatactggagaaaagcctttTCATTGTGAAATGTGTGGTTTATCTTTCGTTTCTAACAGTGACTTAACAATGCACAAAAGAAGACATACTGGAGACAAACAgcatcactgtgaaatatgtgggaaatcttttgtcTCCAGCAGTGAACTGACATCTCATAAAAGAACTCACACTGGAGAAAACTGTGTTGTTTGTATGAAATCTTTTGTGTCTAAGAAAGAATTGCtggcacataaaaatacacacttgAGTGATACATATTCCCCGTGA
- the LOC106870998 gene encoding zinc finger protein 239, with the protein MQIWQFLMNVVLEQNEEKHLCGEGREKIMENELRENKLKTIDFSVGIMKRKTFHCDICKKSFSQKDEQTIHKCIHTGEKPHCCDICGKSFSQSHHLTTHKRIHTGEKPYNCDICGRSFPQNHHLIIHKRIHTGEKPYHCGVCGKSFAQNHILINHKRIHTGEKPFHCDICGKFFTQNDGLIKHIRIHTGEKPYHCDICGKSFSQSDVLTKHKRIHTGEKPYHCDICGKSFSQNHHLTKHKPTHTGDKSYHCDICGKSFSQINNLTTHKRIHTGDKPYCCDICGKSFSQNHHLTEHKYIHTGDKPYHCDTCGKSFSQINNLNTHRRIHTGEKPYHCDFCGKSFSQNHNLMTHKHIHTGEKP; encoded by the coding sequence ATGCAAATATGGCAATTTCTTATGAATGTAGTATtggaacaaaatgaagaaaaacatctGTGTGGTGAGGGAAgagaaaaaattatggaaaatgaattacGTGAGAATAAATTGAAAACGATTGATTTTTCTGTTGGtataatgaaaaggaaaacatttcactgtgatatctgcaaaaagtcattctctcaaaaagaTGAACAGACtattcacaaatgtattcatacgggagagaaaccccattgctgtgatatctgtggtaaatcattctctcaaagtcatcacttaactactcacaaacgcattcataccggagagaagccatataactgtgatatctgtggtagatcGTTTCCTCAAAACCATCACTTGATTattcataaacgcattcatacaggagagaaaccatatcactgcggagtgtgtggtaaatcatttgctcagaatcatattttaattaatcacaaacgaatacatactggagagaaaccatttcactgtgatatctgtggcaaattcTTCACTCAAAATGACGGTTTAATtaaacacatacgcattcatacaggagaaaaaccttaccattgtgatatctgtggtaaatcattctctcaaagtgatgttttaactaagcacaaacgtattcatacaggagagaaaccatatcactgtgatatctgcggtaaatcattctcgcAAAATCATCATTTAACCAAGCATAAACCTACTCATACAGGAGACAAgtcatatcattgtgatatctgtgggaaatcgtTCTCTCAAATAAataacttaactactcacaaacgcattcatacaggagataaaccatactgttgtgatatctgcggtaaatcattctctcaaaatcaccacttaactgaacacaaatatatccatacaggagataagccatatcactgtgatacctgtggtaaatctttctctcaaataAATAACTTAAACACTCACAggcgcattcatacaggtgagaagccctatcactgtgatttctgtggtaaatcattttctcagaatCATAACTTGAtgactcacaaacacattcacactggagagaagcctTAA
- the LOC128246991 gene encoding zinc finger protein 98-like, with protein MAAKSLHQCDICKKTFSHGGNLTTHKLIHTGDKPYHCDICGKSFSRASTLTTHKYIHTGEKPYRCDICGKLFSHAGTLTRHKRIHTGDKPYRCDICGKSFSQNDHLGSHKHIHTGEKPYHCDICGKSFSETSSLTAHKRFHTGEKPYHCDVCGKSFSQRGNLSTHMFIHTGEKKYHCDICGMLFSRRFHLTRHKLTHTGERSYSCDICGKSFSESSIVIKHKRIHTGEKPYHCNICGKSFSGGSTLTIHKRIHTGEKPYHCDICGKSFSASFGLTRHKRIHTGEKPYECDICGKTFCDGSALVTHKRIHTGEKPYHCDICGKSFAQSGELNQHKCIHTGEKPYQCDTCGKSFLQRRLLTAHKHTVTRDKLCD; from the coding sequence ATGGCAGCAAAGTCATTACACCAGTGTGATATATGTAAAAAGACTTTCTCTCATGGAGGCAACCTTACTACCCACAAACTcattcatacaggagacaaaccctatcactgtgatatctgtgggaaatcattctctcgaGCAAGTACtttaactacacacaaatatattcatactggagagaagccatatcgctgcgatatctgtggtaaattattctctcatGCAGGTACCTTAacaagacacaaacgtattcatacaggagataaaccatatcgctgtgatatctgtggtaaatcattctcccaaaATGATCATTTAGGTagccacaaacacattcatactggagagaagccataccattgtgatatctgtggcaagtCCTTCTCAGAGACAAGTAGCTTAACTGCTCACAAACGctttcatacaggtgagaagccttatcactgtgatgtctgtggtaagtcattctctcagaGAGGTAACTTATCTACACACATgtttattcatacaggagaaaaaaaataccattgtgatatttgtggtatgTTATTCTCACGCAGGTTTCACTTAACTCGACACAAACTCACTCATACAGGCGAGAGATCATAcagctgtgatatctgtggtaaatcattctctgaaagtagtaTCGTAATTaagcacaaacgcattcataccggagagaaaccatatcactgtaatatctgtggcaaatcattctcagGAGGAAGTACCCTAACTATTCACAAACggattcacacaggagagaaaccatatcactgtgacatctgtggtaaatctttctctgcaAGTTTTggtttaactagacacaaacgaattcatacaggagaaaagccatatgagtgtgatatctgtggtaaaacgtTCTGCGATGGAAGTGCATTAGTTACTCACAAAcggattcatacaggagagaaaccatatcactgtgacatctgtggtaagtCTTTTGCGCAAAGTGGTGAATTAAACcaacacaaatgcattcatactggagagaaaccatatcaatgtgacacctgtggtaaatcattcttgcAAAGAAGACTTCTAACTGCTCACAAACATACCGTTACAAGGGATAAATTATGTGATTga
- the LOC106871008 gene encoding zinc finger protein 239 — MEDVDDIDSSNATVFNDVDSISQTDNGKKTLCDETFTDQKSLDGNITEYSCEICKKMFSSEHELFMHTRTHKSEKTNECEICQKCFASRKKLTWHKRRHSRQRLFPCEICGKSFFHNSGLIIHVRSHTGEKPFHCETCGKSFAYLSVLKTHTKVHTRRMLFRCEICGDTFVHKPNLLLHMRSHTGEETSGNQTDGEQFDISGDLETEAKENPFHCEICGKSFCWKSSLVIHIRSHTGEKPFHCELCGIPSVSRSNLARHRRIHTGEKPFHCQVCEKSFFSKNDLVKHIRVHTGEKPSHCEICGKSFLDNSNLRTHKRTHTGEKRFHCDTCGKSFTQNAHLVSHKRVHTGEKPFHCELCGKSFSHSSALSLHKKIHTRDKTVL, encoded by the coding sequence ATGGAAGACGTTGATGACATAGATTCTTCTAACGCAACTGTTTTTAACGATGTAGATTCAATTTCACAGACAGACAACGGTAAGAAAACCTTATGTGATGAAACATTTACTGATCAAAAATCATTAGACGGAAATATTACTGAATATAGCTGTGAGATTTGTAAGAAAATGTTCTCTTCAGAACACGAattatttatgcacacacgcacacacaagagcGAAAAGACAAATGAGTGTGAAATATGTCAGAAGTGTTTTGCCtctagaaaaaaattaacatggCACAAAAGACGACACAGTAGACAAAGATTGTTTCCGTGTGAAATATGCGGGAAGTCTTTCTTCCATAATTCAGGACTTATTATCCACGTACGaagtcacactggagagaaaccgttCCATTGCGAAACGTGTGGAAAATCATTCGCTTATCTTTCTGTcttaaaaacacatacaaaagtaCACACGAGAAGAATGCTGTTTCGGTGCGAAATCTGTGGTGATACTTTCGTTCATAAACCGAATCTTCTTCTCCATATGCGTAGCCACACTGGAGAGGAGACCTCCGGAAATCAAACAGATGGGGAACAATTTGATATAAGTGGTGATTTAGAAACAGAAGCTAAAGAAAATCcgtttcattgtgaaatatgtggaaaatctttcTGTTGGAAATCAAGTCTTGTTATCCATATACGGAGTCACACCGGAGAAAAACCTTTCCACTGTGAACTATGTGGAATTCCTTCCGTCTCTAGAAGTAATTTAGCCAGACACAGAAGaatacacacaggagagaaaccgtttCACTGTCAAGTATGCGAGAAGTCTTTCTTCTCTAAAAACGATTTAGTCAAACACATAAGAgtccatacaggagaaaaaccttcTCATTGTGAGATTTGTGGGAAAAGTTTTCTCGATAACAGCAATTTAAGAACtcataaaagaacacacactggagaaaaacggTTTCACTGTGATActtgtggtaaatctttcactCAAAATGCTCATCTTGTATCTCACAAAAGagtacatactggagaaaaaccattccattGTGAGCTGTGTGGGAAATCTTTCTCTCACAGTTCAGCTCttagtttacataaaaaaatacacacaagagACAAAACTGTTTTATAG
- the LOC106870997 gene encoding zinc finger protein 62 homolog, which translates to MEDVKDLDTSNVTFAEGKSFHSNITEKNCEICSKIFSSEEELLSHKEIHKTEKPYHCEICGKSFPSNVFLTTHTRTHTGEKPFHCEICGKSFVNNSHLAIHKRIHTGEKPYQCEICGKSFTQNASLVIHVRSHTGEKPFHCNICGKYFVSNIILSRHKTIHTGERPFQCEICGKSFINNSKLVIHIRSHTGEKPCNCNVCGKCFVSNSSLAIHKRLHTGEKLLHCEICGKSFINNLKLVIHERRHTGEKPFHCEICGKSFIENAKLTIHQRRHSGEKPYVCEVCGKSYVNNSDLKTHERIHSGEKPFSCEICGKSFLYSSNLKRHSRIHTGENPFHCDICGKSFSDNSNLVVHKRRHTGELPHHCEICGKSFVNNSDLKTHERIHTGEKPFHCDICGKSFYVNSQLVVHKMMHAGENPYSCDICGKSFLTNSLLKAHKKIHTGEKPYHCEICGKAFLKNHDLKRHNQIHTGEKPYHCDICDKSFCKNSSLVVHKQIHTGEKSYLCDMCGKSFSRNFDLMSHKRRHTGEKPCACEVCGKSFVNNSDLNIHKRKHTGEKLFHCEICGKSFITSSLLKRHVRIHTGGKSLKCET; encoded by the coding sequence ATGGAAGACGTTAAGGACTTGGACACTTCCAACGTAACATTTGCTGAAGGAAAATCATTTCATAGCAATATTACTGAAAAAAACTGTGAGATTTGTAGTAAAATATTCTCGTCGGAAGAGGAATTATTatcacacaaagaaatacacaagaCAGAAAAACCCTACCACTGTGAAATATGCGGGAAATCTTTCCCATCGAACGTTTTTCTAacaacacacacaagaacacatacaggagagaaaccatttcactgtgagaTATGTGGGAAATCGTTTGTAAATAATTCTCATCTTGCAATTCACAAAAggatacacactggagaaaaaccatatcagtgtgaaatATGCGGAAAATCTTTCACTCAGAATGCCAGTCTTGTTATCCACGTACGCAGTCACACCGGAGAGAAACCTTTCCATTGTAATATATGcgggaaatattttgtttctaatattaTTTTGTCACGTCATAAGACGATACATACTGGTGAGAGACCATTTcaatgtgaaatatgtggaaaatcatttatTAATAATTCGAAACTTGTCATTCATATACGTagtcatactggagagaaaccatgcAATTGTAATGTTTGTGGGAAGTGTTTTGTCTCCAATAGTAGTTTGGCAATTCACAAAAGGCTGCACACTGGAGAGAAATTGTtacactgtgaaatatgtggaaaaagttttataaataatttgaaactTGTCATCCATGAACGTagacacactggagaaaaaccgtttcattgtgaaatatgcgGGAAGTCTTTTATTGAAAATGCTAAGCTTACAATCCACCAACGTCGGCACTCAGGAGAAAAACCGTATGTGTGCGAAGTATGTGGCAAATCTTATGTAAATAACAGTGATTTAAAAACTCATGAACGAATACATAGTGGTGAAAAACCCTtcagttgtgaaatttgtggcaaGTCTTTTCTCTATAGCAGTAATTTGAAAAGACATAGTAggatacacactggagaaaaccCGTTTCACTGTGACATATGTGGCAAATCTTTCTCTGATAATTCTAATCTCGTAGTTCACAAACGTAGACACACTGGAGAATTACCACatcattgtgaaatttgtggcaaATCGTTTGTAAATAACAGTGATTTAAAAACACATGAACgaatccacactggagagaaacctttccactgtgatatatgtgggaaATCGTTCTATGTGAATTCACAACTTGTAGTTCATAAAATGATGCATGCTGGTGAAAATCCTTattcttgtgatatttgtgggaaaTCTTTTCTGACTAATAGCTTATTAAAAgcacacaaaaaaatacacactggagagaaaccttatcactgtgaaatctgCGGGAAAGCTTTTCTTAAAAACCACGATTTAAAACGTCACAATcaaatacatacaggagagaaaccttaccaTTGTGATATATGTGACAAGTCGTTCTGTAAAAATTCTTCCCTTGTTGtgcacaagcaaatacacacgGGAGAAAAGTCATATCTTTGTGATATGTGTGGGAAATCTTTCTCTCGAAATTTTGATCTTATGAGTCACAAGCGTagacacactggagaaaaaccttgtGCCTGTGAAGTGtgtgggaaatcttttgttaATAACAGTgatttaaacatacacaaacggAAACACACGGGAGAAAAGCtgtttcactgtgaaatatgtgggaaatcgtttATTACAAGCAGTCTTTTAAAGagacatgtacgcatacacactgGAGGGAAGTCTTTAAAATGTGAGACATGA
- the LOC106870982 gene encoding zinc finger protein 91 codes for MENELCENEVNCKTQSLKIDFTEDITKDEEKTSFRCDICNKSFLKNEQTIHKCFHTRGDPYHCDICGKSFSEKVHLITHKRIHASVKPYHCNICGKSFSQNHSLAIHKCIHIVVKSYHCNICGKSFSGNSDLTTHKRIHTGEKPYQCDICGKSFSQNHHLITHKHIHTGDKPYNCDVCGKSFSQKNNLTIHKRIHTGDKPYHCDLCGKSFSQNHSLTTHKYIHTGEKPYHCDICGKSFSQINNLITHKRIHTGEKPYSCDICGKSFSQSYDLSKHKRIHTGEKPYHCDTCGKSFSQNHILTNHKRIHTGEKPYHCDICGKSFSQNVVLTKHMRIHTGEKPYHCDICGKSFSQSDVLTNHKRIHTGEKPYHCDICGKSFSQNQHLTKHKPFHTGEKPYYCDICGKSFAGDLNTHKRIHSGEKPYHCDVCGKSFSLNQHLTKHKLIHTGGRPYHCNICGKSFSQSDVLIKHRRVHTGEKPYVCDICGKSFSQNHTLISHKHIHTGEKPYHCDICKKSFSQKANLTTHKQIHTGKKALFTNSLSVKMEDVNQLDTSGKTILNDVDSVVQTYDDEKPLYGETVIEQKSIQRNIGEYSCEVCKKTFPSQHEVFTHKETHKKKLKPYRCEICGRSFKQNSHLVVHKRIHTGEKPFGCEICGKSFIKKLNLVIHLRSHTGEKPFHCKICGKSFVSKSNLARHERIHTGENPLNCEICGISFHHINDLTTHKGKHNGKEPFHCEICEKSFVSNNHLIRHRRIHTGEKPSSCDICGKSFLDRSNLTTHKLIHSGEKRFQCKMCGKSFTQNNHLVVHKRRHTGEKPYHCEICGKAFVSNSDLKTHKITHTGEKPFHCETCGKCFTQKSSLVVHRKIHTGEKLFHCEVCGKSFINNFNFVIHVRSHTGEKPFHCEICGKSFVCKSKLVTHIRTHTGEKPFHCEICGKFFLDSSNLTIHIRIHTGEKPYRCKTCGKSFLNSSNLTTHKRIHTGEKPFQCEICGRSFRDSRNLTPHKRTHLRKKV; via the exons atggaaaatgaatTATGTGAGAATGAGGTTAATTGTAAAACACAGTCTTTAAAGATTGATTTTACTGAAGATAtaacaaaagatgaagaaaaaacatCATTTCGCTGTGATATCTGCAACAAGTCTTTTCTAAAAAACGAACAGACTATTCACAAATGTTTTCATACAAGAGGTGATCcttatcactgtgacatctgtggtaaatcattctctgaaaaggTTCATTTGATtacacataaacgcattcatGCAAGCGTcaagccatatcactgtaatatctgtggtaaatctttctctcagaaTCATAGTTTAGCTATTCACAAATGCATTCACATTGTAGTTAAGTCATATCAttgcaatatctgtggtaaatcattctctggaaataGTGACCTAACaactcacaaacgcattcatacaggagagaaaccatatcagtgtgatatctgtggcaaatcattttctCAGAACCATCATTTAATTACCCACAAGCATATTCACACAGGAGATAAACCGTAtaactgtgatgtctgtggtaaatcattttctcagaaaaataatttaactattcataaacgtattcatacaggagataagccatatcactgtgatttgtgtggtaaatcattctctcaaaatcacagcttaactactcacaaatacattcacactggagagaaaccgtatcactgtgatatctgtggtaaatcattttctcaaataaataacttaattactcacaagcgcattcatacaggtgagaaaccctattcctgtgatatctgtggtaaatcgttttctCAAAGTTATGACTTGAGTAAacacaaacgaattcatacaggggagaaaccatatcactgtgatacttgtggaaaatcattttctCAGAACCATATCTTAACTaaccataaacgtattcatacaggagagaaaccatatcactgtgatatctgtggtaaatcgttctctcagAATGTTGTGTTGACTAAACATatgcgcattcatacaggagagaagccatatcattgtgatatttgtggtaaatcattttcacaAAGTGATGTCTTAACTaatcataaacgcattcatacaggagagaagccatatcactgtgatatttgtggtaaatcattttcacaaaatcaacatttaactaaacacaaaccgttccatacaggagagaaaccatactactgtgatatctgtggtaagtcattcgcTGGCGACTTGAATactcataaacgcattcatagtggagagaagccatatcactgtgatgtctgtggtaaatcattctctttaaatcaacatttaactaaacacaaacttattcatacaggAGGGAGGCCATATCACTGCAATATCTGCGGAAAATCATTTTCACAGAGCGATGTCTTAATTAAACACAGacgtgttcacacaggagagaagccatatgtgtgtgatatctgtggtaaatcattctctcagaatcaTACCTTAAtttctcacaaacacattcacacaggagagaagccttatcactgtgatatatgtaaAAAGTCTTTCTCTCAAAAGGctaacttaactactcacaagcaAATTCATACAGGAAAGAAAGCA CTGTTTACGAATTCCCTATCGGTTAAAATGGAAGACGTTAATCAGTTGGACACTTCTGGTAAGACAATTCTTAACGATGTAGATTCGGTTGTGCAAACATACGATGACGAGAAACCTTTATATGGTGAAACAGTTATTGAACAGAAATCAATACAGAGAAATATTGGTGAATATAGTTGTGAGGTTTGTAAGAAAACATTTCCTTCACAACACGAAGTCTTCacacacaaggaaacacacaAGAAGAAGTTAAAACCATATCGGTGTGAAATTTGCGGCAGATCATTCAAGCAGAATTCTCATCTTGTAGTTCACAAAAGAattcatactggggaaaagcCTTTTGGCTGTGAAATATGCGGGAAATCATTCATTAAGAAACTGAATCTTGTCATTCACCTCCGTAGCCATACAGGCGAAAAACCCTTCCACTGTAAAATATGTGGCAAATCTTTCGTCTCCAAGAGTAATTTAGCAAGGCATGAaagaatacacactggagaaaatccgttaaactgtgaaatatgtgggataTCTTTTCATCATATTAATGATTTAACTACGCACAAAGGAAAGCACAATGGAAAagaaccatttcactgtgaaatatgtgagaaatctTTCGTCTCTAATAATCATTTAATAAGGCACCGAAggatacacactggagaaaaaccttcttcttgtgatatttgtgggaaaTCTTTTCTTGATAGAAGTAATTTAACAACTCACAAATTAATACACAGTGGAGAGAAACGGTTTCAGTGCAAAATGTGTGGAAAATCTTTTACCCAAAATAATCATCTTGTAGTTCATAAAAGAagacatacaggagaaaagccttatcactgtgaaatctgtgggaaGGCCTTTGTATCTAACAGTgatttaaaaacacataaaataacgcatactggagaaaaaccttttcATTGCGAAACGTGTGGAAAATGCTTTACTCAGAAGTCCAGCCTTGTTGTTCACAGAaaaatacacactggagaaaagctGTTTCATTGTGAAGTGTGTGGAAAGTCtttcattaataattttaattttgttatccACGTCCGTAGTCACACCGGAGAAAAACCTTtccattgtgaaatttgtggaaagTCGTTTGTCTGTAAAAGTAAGTTAGTGACACACATAAGaacacacactggagaaaaaccgtttcactgtgaaatctgtgggaaATTTTTTCTTGATAGTAGTAATCTAACAATACACATAagaatacatactggagaaaagccttaTCGTTGTAAAACTTGTGGGAAATCGTTTCTTAATAGTAGTAATCTAACGActcacaaaagaatacacactggagagaaaccttttCAGTGCGAAATTTGTGGAAGATCTTTCCGTGACAGCCGTAATTTAACACCTCACAAAAGAACACATTTGAGAAAAAAAGTTTaa
- the LOC106870992 gene encoding zinc finger protein OZF-like, translating into MEDVNHLDTSNDLDSVPQTYKSEKAVCDETVTEERSSNRNLTEYSCDICSKTFPSEQEAFTHKEIHKTEKPYCEICEKFFLRDSHFVIHKRIHTGEKPFHCELCKKSFISNSDLKRHRRIHTGEKRFHCEICGEAFIERSKLAIHIRRHTGEKPFECEICKKSFVTNGELTKHTTSHTREKPFHCKICGGTFIDSSKLVIHIRRHTGEKPFHCEICTKSFVSNGELRKHEAVHTPQKPFHCEMCGKAFVSDADLVIHTCKHAGGKPYHCDVCGKSFKSDSYLTKHRIRHTGNKRFHCEMCGKSFASKNNVVKHERRHTGENLVYCETCGKSFVTKDDLNKHKRIHTGENPFPCEICGTYFLDFSHLTTHKRIHTGERPFLCDICGKSFAQNSYFIVHKRIHTGEKPYRCEICGKCFVCKSDLSTHERTHTGLKPFDCKICGKAFARNSNLIVHRRIHTGDKPFHCEACGKPFTSNSDLTIHRRIHTGEKPFHCNICGKKFIAHSHLKRHVQVHTSEGPIIYET; encoded by the coding sequence ATGGAAGACGTTAATCACTTGGATACTTCTAACGATCTAGATTCAGTTCCACAGACATACAAGAGTGAAAAAGCTGTGTGTGATGAAACGGTAACTGAAGAAAGATCATCAAACAGAAATCTTACTGAATATAGCTGTGATATTTGTAGCAAAACATTTCCTTCCGAACAGGAAGCCTTCacgcacaaagaaatacacaagaCAGAAAAACCTTATTGTGAAATTTGTGAGAAATTTTTCTTAAGAGATTCTCATTTTGTTATCCACAAACGtatccacactggagaaaaaccgttTCATTGTGAACTAtgtaaaaaatcttttatttctaaCAGCGATTTAAAAAGACACAGACGAATACATACCGGGGAAAAACGGTTTCACTGCGAAATATGTGGAGAAGCATTTATAGAAAGATCAAAACTTGCTATTCACATACGTcgtcatactggagaaaaaccgttCGAATGTGAAATATGTAAGAAATCGTTTGTTACTAACGGTGAATTAACAAAACACACCACTTCACACACTCGGGAAAAACCATTCCACTGTAAAATATGCGGGGGAACTTTCATTGATAGTTCAAAACTTGTTATTCACATACGCCgtcatacgggagagaaaccattccattgtgaaatatgtacGAAATCATTTGTCAGTAACGGTGAGTTAAGAAAACACGAGGCTGTGCATACTCCAcaaaaaccatttcactgtgaaatgTGTGGGAAAGCTTTCGTTAGTGATGCAGATCTTGTTATTCACACATGTAAGCACGCTGGGGggaaaccttatcactgtgatgtgTGTGGGAAATCGTTTAAATCTGACAGTTACTTAACAAAACACAGAATCAGACACACTGGAAACAAACGCTTTCACTGTGAAATGTGTGGGAAGTCTTTCGCCTCTAAGAATAATGTAGTAAAACACGAAAGAAGACACACTGGGGAGAATCTGGTTTACTGTGAAACGTGTGGAAAATCGTTTGTCACCAAAGACGacttaaacaaacacaaaagaattcacactggagaaaaccCTTTTCCCTGTGAAATCTGTGGGACCTATTTTCTCGATTTTAGTCATTTAACaacgcataaaagaatacatacggGAGAAAGGCCGTTTCTCTGTGACATTTGTGGAAAATCTTTTGCTCAGAATTCCTATTTTATCGTTCACAAAagaattcatactggagaaaaaccttaccGTTGCGAAATCTGTGGAAAGTGTTTTGTATGTAAAAGTGATTTATCAACTCATGAAAGAACACATACTGGATTAAAACCGTTTGATTGTAAAATATGTGGCAAAGCATTTGCTCGGAATTCGAATCTTATAGTTCACAGAAGAATACATACTGGGGATAAACCTTTTCATTGCGAAGCTTGTGGGAAACCATTTACCTCAAACAGTGATTTGACGATACACAGACGAATACACACTGGGGAAAAACCCTTTCACTGTAATATATGTGGGAAAAAATTTATTGCACACAGTCACTTAAAAAGACATGTACAAGTACATACAAGCGAGGGGCCTATCATATATGAAACGTGA